One genomic region from Glaciimonas sp. PAMC28666 encodes:
- a CDS encoding branched-chain amino acid ABC transporter substrate-binding protein, whose product MPLSATALLTASLAFSSAAFAQEQIVTLAQVGPTTGPIAYVGKDLQNGANMAVEELNTKGLKIGGKKIKFVLMTEDDGGDPKQGTAVAQKLVDAKVQGVIGHLQSGTSIPASKIYYDAGIPQISPGTTNPKYTLQGYNTAFRVVANDGQLAGALGRYAVQTLHARNIAVIDDRTAYGQGLAQEFSKRAKAAGANIVSTQYTNDKATDFSAILTAIKAKKPDVIFFGGLDAGAGPMLRQMKQLGITAKMMGGDAICTTELPKLAGDALSDDQVICAEAGGVPDAGRPALDAFKTAFKARYGHEVVIYAAYAYDALMTMVDAMQKANSTDPKMYLPALAKINHKGVTGTIAFDAHGDMKNATLTLYTYKAGQRTIIGVTK is encoded by the coding sequence ATGCCTTTGTCGGCCACCGCTTTGCTGACAGCTTCATTGGCTTTTTCCAGTGCAGCGTTTGCGCAAGAACAAATCGTTACGTTGGCGCAGGTTGGCCCGACTACCGGTCCCATCGCCTACGTCGGCAAGGATTTGCAAAACGGTGCGAACATGGCTGTAGAAGAACTGAATACCAAAGGCCTTAAGATCGGCGGCAAGAAAATTAAATTTGTATTGATGACTGAAGATGATGGCGGCGATCCCAAGCAAGGTACGGCGGTAGCGCAAAAACTTGTGGATGCGAAGGTGCAAGGTGTCATCGGGCACCTGCAATCCGGCACCAGCATTCCAGCCTCAAAGATTTATTACGACGCGGGTATTCCTCAGATTTCACCAGGTACCACTAATCCAAAATACACGCTTCAAGGCTATAACACGGCATTCAGGGTGGTTGCCAATGACGGTCAGTTAGCAGGCGCATTGGGGCGATATGCGGTCCAGACCTTACACGCCAGGAACATCGCCGTGATCGACGACCGCACGGCTTACGGTCAAGGTTTGGCGCAGGAATTTTCAAAGCGTGCGAAGGCGGCGGGGGCAAATATTGTGTCGACCCAATATACCAACGACAAGGCGACCGACTTCAGCGCGATTTTGACTGCAATCAAAGCCAAGAAGCCTGATGTGATTTTTTTCGGTGGCCTGGATGCCGGTGCTGGTCCTATGTTGCGGCAGATGAAGCAATTGGGAATCACGGCAAAAATGATGGGTGGCGATGCAATCTGTACAACAGAACTCCCGAAGCTGGCCGGAGACGCGTTGTCTGACGATCAGGTTATATGTGCCGAGGCAGGTGGAGTTCCCGATGCTGGGCGACCTGCGCTAGATGCGTTTAAAACAGCCTTCAAGGCGCGCTACGGTCACGAGGTCGTGATCTATGCGGCGTACGCTTATGACGCGTTAATGACGATGGTAGATGCGATGCAAAAGGCTAACTCGACAGACCCTAAAATGTATTTGCCTGCATTGGCGAAGATCAACCATAAAGGCGTTACCGGTACGATTGCGTTCGATGCGCATGGCGACATGAAAAACGCCACGCTCACCTTGTATACATATAAAGCCGGACAACGGACTATTATCGGCGTGACCAAATAA